The region CTTGAGAGGACGGAGGTTTTTGATCTTGACTATAACCCCTTTGATTAGAGTACTGCCTCGAATTTCCAGACTTGTCTTGATCTCTCCATGAGAAgttagggtgattcctccaacCCGAATTGTAGGTATTTGAGTAAGGGTTGTTTTGAGGATTACCCATTGCCTTTACTTCCTCGTCAAAATCAGCATCTTCAACACTTGGTTTCCGACCGTCCAAACGTTGTACTATGGCATCCATCTTTTGTGACAACTTCCTGTTGGAGGCGAGAACATCATCATTTGTCCCAACTTCATGCACACTTTCCCAGTTCTCTCTATCATAGTCTGACTGTGAAGATCTAGTGGCCAAATTGTCGATGATCTCAAGAGCTCTGTGTGCAGGCAATGAATCAAATGCACTATTAGCTGCTGCGTCCAACATACCTCTCGCGTACTCACACAGTGATGAATAGAATTTGTCAACTTGTTCACCAGCAGAAATATTATGACCTGGACACTTTctcagaagttcttggaaaCGCTCCCAAGCCTCATACAAATTTTCAGATTTGCTTTGTCTAAATGCATAAATTTCCTGCTTCGCCTTTCTGATGCGTGTGGATGGAAAGAATTTGGCGATAAATTTTTCCGCCAAGTCCTCCCATGTTCGAATGCTGTTAGGGGGTTGTGACCTCAACCAATCTTTTGCAGCATCCTTCAAAGTATAGTGCAAAAGAATCATCCGCACTGTATCCAAGCTGATTTCACGCCTTTTCAGGGTCTCACAATGTCTGGTGAATCTGTCCATGTGAGCATGCGGATCCTCAGTAGCTTTACCTCCAAACTGATGCTGGCTCACCAACTAAATGTAATGACGTGGAATCTGAAAGTTGTCTGGTATGTCTGCTGGAAGGACAACGCTGCCCTCATATGTGTAGTTCATACGAGGGGCAGTGATTTCCCTCAATGTTCTCTGAGCCTCAtgttcagcttcttcttctttctggcGAAGGATCTGAGCTTCAACTTCAGCTTCCACTCTCGCTTCATACTCAGCTCGATTTCTTGCTTCATCTTGTGCTTCTGCCATTGCAGCGGTAGCTTTGGCTTggcccttcttcttcctctgttgTGCACGATTAGATCGACACGTTCTTTCGATTtctggatcaaacaacaaagattCAGGACTGATTGTACCTCGCATGCACTAACAAATAGAAGTTTGTAATACCCGCACAAGAGAATTAAAGTAAAAATCCTAACAAATAGATTCAGGAAAATTAGAGGATAAACTAAACACAATCCCCgaaacggcgccaaaaacttgatagcgAATCTACAAGTGTACAGATTGCtcgaagtaataaaaagatcgaaccacaaggattgcgtagtttatactctaaattaactaaacttagaatgataggacgtaaaaataaaaataaaaataaagagatgATTGATTTTTCGTAAGTAACTTAACtgcaataaaattaaagaaagcaaATAACACTGTTGAaatgaattcaatttaaaagcGCGCTAGGGATCCTGATTTCATTAACCTTCTCCCTATGTATCTCCCCAATCAGTTATAATTATGTATCAAATTAAGTTTCAAGGTGCTAAGCCTAATTGTCCACTTATCAATTCCTTGCATAAGTGACCCTTCcaattaattagtgatagctaattccttagtacctaatcctaattaatcagagataaaagttcaatttagaTCAGGCAAACACAAGCAATTTGTTACCCTTATCCCTAAGGTGTAAAGACCCTTGCTCAATTCCTccccaaatccctaaattctaccaattttccaattgcatagaaaataatgcgacaaactattgcaatagaaagtatcaattaaaatagatgagaaattcatgaactaaaatagaaatcataatcataactgaaacttggttcaaaacatAGTTTAAAGGAAAACTAGATCAATCACCCTAACACAAAGGGAGTTTAGCCTGACATAGTCAtggaaacaaatcaaaattcaagccaaacctcaaaatcttgacAAAGAACCAAGTAAGCTCTAAGCAAAAACCCAAAAACACAGCTCTCCAAGTTCTAACGTGAAAAAGTATCTAAATTAGGTTTAAAACGCACTTAAATAGAGTTTGACAGATATTTCGCGCAAATGCGCGAACTTCGTGAAGGAACTCGCGCAAAACTGGCGCAGAATTTTCCAGCAGCTACTTCCTTGGCGCGTCTGCGCGAAATGCAACAGGAAATTGGTGCAGAACTGGCGCAAAGAAATCCAGATTGCTCCAGACTTCGAGATTCTTGGCTCTCTCCCTTGATTTGCTCATTGATTCcacatcttctcctaaaataacaataataataaatgaaaataattaaaaaccaataataGAGATTAACTAGAAGATAGAGTAAGATACCGaattcaaataacttgattaaatcctaatgaaatctataaaaataacataaaaaatatagaaaaatactaaaactaaatgaaaacattaaaatacatgaactaagcctaaagtgtcctaaaatgaccgaaatatcctaaaaactatattaaactacatgcaaataaaccaggaaaatagccttaaatcccgggtcatcactaGCACCTCCAAAACTACAGAGAATCTATTGAAGGTCCAAGGTCCCGACTGAAGCACCATATCCCTGTCGCTTTTGGAGGCAAACCTGAAGGTATACAAGTTGTCATCAATCTGGCGAATTTCCACGCCGTTACGTGTCTTCCACAGATCCTGAAAGACATTCCGGAAGGTGTGATCCGTGAACGGTTCGCGGCACAACAGCTTCCCTACAAGCCAAACCTCCTTACCAAGCCTTGGGTTGACCTTCACAGCACCAAGGTTCAGGACTTTAGCTTCAGATCCCGTCAATACTATCTTTTTTCCTTTGTCCATCGTCAACGTTGAGTGACCCAGTGAGTGTAGTCGTGATGGCGAAAGCACGTCGAGAAAACTTCGAAGACAAACAGAATTATGATCTAAtgcagaaaaagaaaagaaaagtgttTATGATTGGTAATGATTGGAAGATGGCGGCTGTTGCCTAATCAAGCGCACTCTGCCGACAAGGTTGCACAAGATCCAACGCCGCCGCTTGgccaaaccctagcagaggagGCCCCATCCTAatacatgagtctttattaCTATGTCAACTTATTTTGGGTATCCTACCTTGACCAGGCTAAAATATCATAGCAAACACCAACTTTAAAATGCTTAAGGTTATACAATTAATTGTGTTTGTTTTTCTCACACTCAATTAATAAATGTTAAGTGGAGGTTTATGTTATGTCATTTTAATTtacaaaattattaaatttcaaaaacaaattataaaattataaaattgtttCTCCAactatttatattataaattttaccATGATAAAgcacaataattttttcaaaaaatgtttaTTTCCTAGTTTTCAAATTGATTTTAATCTTTATTTCAAGTTCATTTCGAACATATATGTTAACCTAATCCTTCATCTTTTTCTCTACcgtgttcatcttcttttctaCTGTGTTCATCTTCTTCGTCGATGTGCCATCGTTCTCTTCGTTTTCGTACTGCCATGCCGAGAAGTAAAGAGTAAAATTAACAACTCATCTCATATTTATATAACATGCATCCTAGTAAACACCTTGTGGTGTAGATTACTTCCATCACAATTACTTTTGTTATACTTTTTGCAGCAAATCAATATGTCAGCAGGGGTGTTGATTTGTACTTCCATTGCAATGCATTTACTATTATCCAGTTGATTTCTCCGATCATCCTGACCTTTCAAACCAGGTACTTCCTGATGGCTTATATCCTTAGTAATTTGTTAAACCTGCGCGTTTATGAAGCCATCTGATTTATTGGCGAGAAAAACGTTGATAACTTGAACCTTTTACAACTTATAGACAAAAAGAGGTGTCGACAACCTATATATGGGTCATGCACGTCACAGTAACCTAATGTGTGCTACTTTATTTTGTAGTATATGTATGTGTGGTTTTTCGGGACATCTTTAAAATGTCTTGCACCACTTAAGTTGAATATAAATATTTTGTGAGCTTGTATAATTATAAAAGTATGTAATTAATATTTGTGAGCATGTATGATCACAATATTATGTATATAATTAAGTTAAGAATATTGTAAATATTTTCTTGTATGTATTATATTTTATGGCATTTTGAGGTATCCCGATTCTGTTGTTGTAAGGCACCCTGAAATTCAGGCTAAGGTGAACAAACTTGCTTTAGTCTTTCATGTCATAATAGTTAGTGTGGAGTATTCGAAATACTACTAGATCCTGGAAGAACCATTTATTAGCAAGCGGGTTTATACAATTAGAGTTCTAACTGTTCTAACTTTTGCAGaaatattgaaattgaaaattctACTTCATCTGACATTCATCTTAGTCTATTAAGAATAAATGACCATCAAGTTAACACTTTATTGAGCTTCATGAGCGGATGATTAtaggatgtttttttttttgaaaggccaaaataaattaaataggagcacaaggggtgccccaACCCAAGTACAAGATAGGAAACAAGTTAAAGCAACAcacaatagaaaataaattgaaatgatCAAATCTTTAGGGGTATGTCCACCATAGCAAATTACATTACAGTGGACCGCCCACCCCACTATACGTCCCCCACTGTCCTATAACCCAGACAAGCACACCCAAGGTTCCTTATCCCAAGCATAAAAAGAAACAATGAATCCCTGCATAATGGACTTTAGCCAAAGCCAAGATGTTAATTTTATCAtatccaccaccacctccaaaCACAATTGTTCCCCTTTAAAAACAATAGCATTTCGATGAATCCAAACACACCAAAGGACAGCCAGCCAAATACTTCTCCACGCTAATctctgttttttgttttttccccAATGCTCATGATGAAAGAAATGAATATCATAAGCATTATGAAGTACAGTCTCCACACCCAACCATGTATAACACCCCATCCATATTTTGTATGAAAAGTCGCAGCTAAAAAACAGATGAGAGACCTCCTCTGTATGCTGAGAGCAGAAAAAACAGTGACCATCATTGTTATTGCCTAGATCCATTCCCCTCTTCAAGAGATTATCCAGTGTAGGCATCCTTCCATGAGCAATTTTCCACGCCAGTCCTAGTACTTTAGATGGAGCATGCAAGACTTCTCCACATAGTCTTGAAGAAATCAGATTCACACACTGCCACACACTGGGCCAGATACGCTGACTTAACAGTATAGCCAGCAACTAGATCACATGCCCAGGTCCAGCCATCATGCTTCTCTTTCCTGATCTGAACTGCTGAAATTTCCTGTATTAGAGCCTCAACCAATTGTTGCTCTCTTTCAAAAAGATCCCTTCTCCACCTAAATTTCCACTTCCAACTCATACCCTCCCACTCCCCCAATTCCCCCACCACCAAATCCCTCTGTTCAGAAAGCTCAAATAGTCTTTTAAATTTCTGTTTTAACTTCAAATCTCCTACCCAACACTCATCCCAAAATCTCACTGATTTTCCATTCCCTATCACTCTCTTCACGTTCCTACTAAACCACTCCCCTTTGTCCCGACACACCCCCACTTTCCCTAGATCCCTCCACCACCTAGACCCTTTTCTCCAACTAGACTCTTCACCGATCCGAACCCCTTCCCCATATTTAGAACACAGAACCTGCCCCCACAAACTATCCCCATCATTCATTACACGCCACCTCCATTTGCACAAAAGGGCCCTATTAAATGCTACTATATCTTTCACCCCCAACCCACCTTGCTCCTTTGGTCTCCACACCATGTCCCAACTAACCCATGATATTTTTCTCTCCTCCCCATCCCCTCCCCAAAGAAATGAACGCTGCAACTTTTTAACTTTGTTAGCCACAGATAAGGGAATTTTgtaaaaagataaataaaagagAGGAATAGAACTAAGTACCGAGTTTAAGAGACAAAGGCACCCACCAAAGGAGAGGTGCTTCATCTTCCAAGTGGTCAGCCGCTTCTGCAACCTCCGTAACACCGGTTCCCATGTGCTAGCCCTCCTAGGATTCACTCCCACCTCAATCCCCAAATACACAAAGGGGGCAACCATAACCTTGGAATTTAATAGAGCAGCAAACTGGTTTGTCACCTCTTCATGCACCGCTATGCCTGCTAATTTGCTCTTGTAGAAATTGACTTTCAACCCGGATACCAACTCAAACCACCTCAAGATGCCTTTGATTGTGTACACATTTTCCAGCATCATATCCCCAATCAGTAAAGTATCATCTGCGAACTGAATGTGAGATACCTCCAGATTATTCTTACCCACCTTGAACCCAGAGAACAACTTTTTTACAGCCTCTCTCATCAAACCACCTAACCCTTCAGCCACATTCAGGAATAGAAAAGGAGCAATGAGGTCACCCTGTCTAAAACCTCTTTCCATTTTAAACTCACCTGTTGGACTCCCATTTACCAAAGCAGAAATTGTTCCAGACTCAACACAACATTTAATCCACTTAATCCATTTATACCCAAAACCCATCCTACCCATCATATAATAGAGGAAATCCCAGGACACAGAATCATAAGCCTTCTCAAAATCTAATTTAAGAAGGCAACATGGTTTCTTCTTACTTTTAGCCTCATCAATCACTTCAATAGCTATTACTACCCCATCAAGCATATTTTTCCCACCCAAGAAAGCAGATTGATTTTCCTCTACAACTTTACTGATTACTAATTTCAACCTACCAGCCAGTACTTTTGCTAATATTTTATACAGGCAACCCACCAAGAAAATTGGTCTATAATCATTAAGGCTTAGTGGGGACCCAACCTTGGGAATAAGTGCTATGAACGACGAGTTACATCCCTTCAGAAGTGTCTCATTTCTATGAAACTCATTCATCATCGTCCAAACATCTTCCTTTAACACCTCCCAAAACCTcttaataaatgaaaaattgaaCCCATCGGGACCTGGGCTTTTGCTACCCTCACATTCCCACACAACTAATTTTATCTCCTCAGCATCAAAAGGTTTCTCTAACAGCCTACGGTGAGCCTCACTTAAATTCCTAAAGTTGACTCCATCCAAGCTAGGCCTATTTTTGTTCAGCTCCCTAAACCTGTTTTCAAAGAATGCCCTAACCTCATCCTTTACTCTAGCCGGCTCTTCTCCCCAATCATCTCCTATCCTAATACCATGAATATAATTTGTACTTCTTCTTTTACTAATGATTGCATGAAAGTACCTTGTGTTCCTGTCCCCCTCTTTAACCCACCTACATCTAGACTTTTGTCTAAGCACCGATTCATTTATTCTTGCAAACCTCCAAAATTCTGCAGTTAGCTCTTTTCTTCTCACTAAATCTAGCTCACTCATCTCTTCCATTTCAATTAACAGATCCAGTTTACTTATCTCATCCACTGTCCTCCTAATCTCCTCTCTAGGATCCCCTGAATTATCTTTAGCCCACAACTTTATTTCTCCTCTCAGCCTCTTTAATTTTTCCTTAAATACAAATGCAGCCCACCCACTCACACTACCCTCGTTCCACTTTTCCCCCACCATCTTAGCAAATTTTGTATCCCTAGACCAGCAATCCAATATCCTAAACGGTTTGGGCCCCCAATTCACCTCTGAATGCTTAACCGCTAACGGACAGTGATCAGAGACAGACCTTTTAAGAACATGTTGCGCACAATTTGGCCACTTTTGTTGCCATTCTACAGATACTAATGCCCTATCTATCCTGCTCCTAGCAGTACTCCCACTCCTGTACCAAGTGAACTTTTTGTTAACCATCGGAATATCTAATAATTCCATGGCCTCAATAAACTCGTTAAACTCCCTAATCTCCACTCCTCTTTGGGACCCCCCAAAGTTCTGTCCTACTCTCTCATCACTCCTCCTAACAGCATTAAAATCGCCCACAACGCACCATAACCCATCCCCCTCCGCTCTCCTAACCTCTAACGAATCCTCCCACAATTTTCTTTTCTCATTGATGGAGCAAGGGGAATATACATTTACAATGATGCAAGGCTCGCTAGAGCTCCCCCAACACCCTTTAACCCCCACAAACCCATCTCCTTGAAATGAACTAGACCTGACGAACTTTCCTTTATCCCAAATAATTAACAGACCTCCTACAGACCCAATTGAAGGCCTAGCAGCGAATTCAAAAGACTCAGAACCCCATACTGATTTACACAGCCAGTGGTCAACCACCTCTTTCTTGGTTTCCTGAATACATACTAAGTCTATATTTTCCCTATGTACTATATTTCTAACTTCCCTTTTTTTCACTTCCCCCCCCAACCCCCTAATATTAAAGCTTAGTATTTTCATGGAATCCCTACAGTACCCTCATTATCCCTTACCCTACTTGCCTTTTCTAACTCTAAATTATCCCTCTTTTCCATTCCAACAAAATTACTAATTATATTATCCTTTTCCCCATTAAAAGAGACTCATAATGCCATCCCAATGTCCCATAATTTATTAGCTTCCAACTCTGCGTTATATGCCCAGAACCTTCTATTTCCTACTTGGATATGAGAATCTTAAATTGAATTACTAAGGCTGTGAACATTATTACTGACCTTTCTTTGATTTGATCTGACCTTcttcttgatattttccctcATTTTCCTGGTTTTACTCTTCTTTTTCACTTGCTTACCCGATTGCTCCCCCTCTGACCCAGATGTGCTACCCTCCTCTTGAAGTGTTCTCTCTTGTATAGCTTTATCCTTCTTCATTCCTCCTCCCTCTACACCTTGCTCCCGCCCCATGTCATTCATCACCGTCCCATCTTTGCTGTTTGGGCCATCGCACCCTTCTGATGGGTTCACAGGCCCAGACTCAACCGCAACAGCCATGTCACCCCCATTCACAACCTGGTCGCCACCCATTCTATCGTCATCCTCAATTTCCTTACTCAACATTTCTTTGGTTTGCTTTGGCCGTTCATGATTTTCCGTTTCTGCCATTCTGGGTTCATATTGATGACTCAAGTTGACCTCCTTTACTTGGCCCTCATAGTTCCCTTCTTGAGCAATTCGCACACCAACATCCTCTCTTAATGGGCTTTCTGCACTTAGCCCATTACCAAGCTGTTCAATTCCTTCCCAACTTAGATCCACCCTTTCGGGCTCAGTGCTTAGCCTTTTAGCACCATCACCCAGCCCATTATCACACCAACCCAATGGCAGCATCTCACGTGACCCCTCATTAGTCAAACTTTTCCCCATCTTTCCACTTTCTCTATTATGAGCCGTTGTATATTCTGAATCCTCCTTCCCATCAATTTCCATAATTACTTTGTCGAGCCCCTCAATAGCATTAATTGAATTACCCTTTGTGTTGAGATCCGCGTCTATTCTTACTGACTGGAAACCGGGAACCGCCGGTTCACCTTCCTTCCCGTCCACCTCCTGGAATTCACCATCTAGGCTTACTTCGCCGGAGACAACACCATAATTTTCCTTTTCCCATACCGATTCAAATCCCACGCTTCCTGGTACCATCGAGTTACACTCCCAGTCATCCTCTCCTTCTAGTCCACCAAAACTGCTTTCCGATTCAGAAGAAGTTGAGTTCATCCCCCCATCATTTTCTCTCTGAACACAGTTGCATCGCTTCAGTACTTCCCCCCCAAGTTCCTCAATGAGCCTGACAGTTAACGCCAAATCATTGATTTTGACCCTTTTGATTACTGCTATTGGTTCCTGCATCTGAGTTCTCACTAGTATGCGTGCAAAATCAATCCTTGAGTAGCAACTTGTGTTTATGTCCATGCACATAAACTAACCGATCCCCCCCACAAGCTGCTCGAAGAAATCATCATGCCAAACATCTAGGGGAACCCCACTACACCTCAGCCATACAAGTCTACCCGCCGGAGTTAAAGCCGGTGACCACAAACTTACATATTCAAAAATGGTCTCCAGCCAGTCCTCTGCCCCTGACAATAGTTCTTGCACATTACCCCCATCCACATCTGATAATAAAACCAGGTTATCCCCTAGCTAGGTGTCTGATTTTAATTGAGTTATACCCCAATAGCTGAAACGTTTCATGGAGCGTTTCCAATTTTAATGGATCATAGAGGCTCCCAACACAGCTATTCCTCAACCATTCCAAATTGTTGCTCTGAAACTGAAGCACTGGCCATTTCCACTCTTCCTCATCGTCGCTCTTCCTCGGTATCCACCTCCTCCTCACCGTTCCATGTCGCTTCTTTCCCACTGTGTCGTCCCGGTTATTAGTATTTATTGTTGGGTGCCCCCGCTCCCCTTGTTTGACAGCTTCTGCATCGGACAATGATTTCCTCTCCACCGTCCTTTCCTTTGCAATGACTCCAGATTTTCCCTTCTAGTACTCAATTGCTTTTGCTTCCCCTGTATTCCTCACAAACCTTGGTAGGTTAATTTGCATATTCAAGCTACCCCCAATAACACTAACCAGTTGCTGTTCCAATCTCCTTGGCTCCTGCACTTCAAGATATCTAACAAATCCGAACCTTTGTCCCTGCTTGTTCACTTTCTTCGGTATGTTTTGTAGTAGAAATGTCAACAATAAGGGTTATGCATGCAATCTCACCAACTACATGCATCACTAGCTCAACCACTAGAGGTAGTCGTTTTCTCAAATTCACTTTCTTATTTCGTTTATCTTATACTTCGCTTGAGTTGTTGTAGAGAAATGCAACTTTTGAGTTATAgtcatttgaattttttttaggaCACAAGAAAAGATGTCGCCTGATAACAAATTGAGTTAGAACTAAAAAGGTGAAAAGAATGAAATGAGCAACTGTTGCTGTTGGagaaaattttaattacttGATCATTTTGTTAATGCGAAAGAATTAGAATTTTATATACTTATGTCCAACTTAGCAAATgcgatatattttttttttttgataagtcaATTGTATTCAAATAAAGCACAATGGGTGCTTACCCAAATACAAGATAGAAAGTAACAAGATTATAGATAAAAGAAGCTACAACATGGACTTTGAAAAATTATCAGATATAACAAACTAATGTACCAACCCCtcaaaaatctagaaaaaccgtCCCCTACAGATGAGAAAGAAATCAGTAACCAACACACCCAACAACAACCCTTCATCCACACCAGATCAGATCAAGGATTTAAAGCAGTGGGTAGGATTTGAAACCCACTCAAAATTAGAAGCTAAAAAATTCTTCTCCTTTGCCTTTAGCCAAAACCAGGAGCGGAATTGAATTAGCTCAAAAATCCATTCAGCATTCACTTCCTCATTCTTGAAAATAGCATTGTTCCGAGAGTACCAGATGACGCTAAGGCAAGCTACCCAATTAACAGATAACGCTTTCACAGATTTAGCATCTCCTCCCAAAGACGCACGGAACTGGAAAAAGTGGGTTACAGGATCCGCAGGCATAATAGAAACAATTCCAATCCAGTTAATAATTTTTTGCCAGACCCGCCAACTGATATGGCAGATGAAAAAAAATGGTTACAGAATTCTACCTCTTGCAAGCATAGTCCGCAATCAACAACAGAATGCGATATACTTTTCTTATGTCAAGTTACAATTAGTTCTTTTTTCCCATTATCATTGTTTGATCAActtttttattgaatgaaagTTACATGAGTATGTCGACTAAACTTGTATGCATAATTTTGTTTAAGTTCTTGACAGATCAACTTCAACCAACTTCCTAGCATAATTATTGGGATTTTGTTATTAGGTGGTTGAAGCTCTATGATATTATGTTATTACCTATGATTGGGTCTTCATGTTTGTCGAATATGGTAACATTAGAAGAAACCTGAAAAATTATATTCCACAAATTAGTTTCATCTCAGCCGACGTTAATAagtactccctccattcctatttaactgtcaatgtaagattggatactctcaccacaaattgtgtgtgagctagacaatattatttataatataataaagagacagaatatgctaagaatattctgagcatattacaaaataaatcaataataaaataaaggaaTATCCCGGAGGATATTACgcctatttatctctaacaccCCCCGTCAAGCTTAGCGTTGGATTAAGACCAACTCGAAGCTTGGATCTAAAAAGTTCAAACAACGGACGAGGTAAcgccttagtgaaaatatcagcaagcTGGAGAGAAGTGGGCACATGGCGAACAGCTAATCGACCAGAGGAAACCAGCTCACGGACGAAGTGACAATCCAAGTCAATGTGTTTGGCATGCTTATGAGCAACGGGATTTTGGGCCATAAACAAAGCACTCTGGTTGTCactaagaagaagaggagtcACGGATAACCGAACACGCAActcatgaagaagattaagcAACCAAACAAGCTCAGAAGCAGTATTGGCCATAGCTCGGtactcagattcacaactagAGCGAGCAACAGTAGGTTGTTTCTTGGCACTCCAGGACAAAAGATTATCACCAAGAAAAATGGCATAGCCATAAGTAGAGCGACGAGTGTCCGTGCAAcgagcccaatcagcatcactataACCAAGAACAGCGGGGGAAGCGGTACGACGAAACGTAAGACCAAAATGTTGCGTGCCACATACATAACGAAGAATGCATTTGAAAGCCTGAAAATGATCCACAGTCGGAGCCTGAAGGAACTGACTAACGGTGTTAACAGCAAATGACAAGTCAGGGCGAGTAATAGTCAAGTACTGCAAGGCCCC is a window of Lotus japonicus ecotype B-129 chromosome 5, LjGifu_v1.2 DNA encoding:
- the LOC130719138 gene encoding uncharacterized protein LOC130719138, with product MDRFTRHCETLKRREISLDTVRMILLHYTLKDAAKDWLRSQPPNSIRTWEDLAEKFIAKFFPSTRIRKAKQEIYAFRQSKSENLYEAWERFQELLRKCPGHNISAGEQVDKFYSSLCEYARGMLDAAANSAFDSLPAHRALEIIDNLATRSSQSDYDRENWESVHEVGTNDDVLASNRKLSQKMDAIVQRLDGRKPSVEDADFDEEVKAMGNPQNNPYSNTYNSGWRNHPNFSWRDQDKSGNSRQYSNQRGYSQDQKPPSSQEQGSGKKSLEEIVGELAQATSKLQVSTDSFINESRNNFKNQEASIKNLENQVGQISKQLSERPPGMFPSNTVPNPRENISAVTLRSGKVMHEIEKKKNNEKNKSETGNKSESEVISKEKEQSKDRIVKERKVDLESNKFTKVHFPPFPTNIAKRRLEKQFSKFVSMFKKLRIDLPFSEVLEKMHQYAKFMNEILSKKRKLSEENDIVELTEDCSAILQKKLPPK
- the LOC130719139 gene encoding uncharacterized protein LOC130719139 yields the protein MDINTSCYSRIDFARILVRTQMQEPIAVIKRVKINDLALTVRLIEELGGEVLKRCNCVQRENDGGMNSTSSESESSFGGLEGEDDWECNSMVPGSVGFESVWEKENYGVVSGEVSLDGEFQEVDGKEGEPAVPGFQSVRIDADLNTKGNSINAIEGLDKVIMEIDGKEDSEYTTAHNRESGKMGKSLTNEGSREMLPLGWCDNGLGDGAKRLSTEPERVDLSWEGIEQLGNGLSAESPLREDVGVRIAQEGNYEGQVKEVNLSHQYEPRMAETENHERPKQTKEMLSKEIEDDDRMGGDQVVNGGDMAVAVESGPVNPSEGCDGPNSKDGTVMNDMGREQGVEGGGMKKDKAIQERTLQEEGSTSGSEGEQSGKQVKKKSKTRKMRENIKKKVRSNQRKVSNNVHSLSNSI